One segment of Pyrococcus sp. ST04 DNA contains the following:
- a CDS encoding Gfo/Idh/MocA family protein codes for MPERLKVGVVGCGNIFNLAHKPALKAMRKTVKVVAVMDIDEEAAKKAGKELNAKVYTNLDEFLEEDMDVVEVLTPTYTHKDITIKALKAGKHVIVEKPIARTIEEAKEMIKEAEQQGLKLFVGHVRRFDKRWIQIKDVIKSRNILPMQIRKTEVQHLPFPADYWYWDESKSGGVAVDLGVHVTDFLRWFFESEPIEVFAAGKAIRGEARVNKTYDHVIMFIKFEGDKTGIAEVSWSYPLPAKYGVFYHHLDIIGKNGRIRYTPLDTPVVGVVKSTFEMPRFSPMLSTFPEAFEAELRHFFECIRSDCEPVVTAKDALIALYIAEKARESIRKGEPVKLDISEVM; via the coding sequence ATGCCAGAGAGACTAAAGGTAGGCGTGGTAGGCTGTGGTAACATCTTCAATCTCGCACATAAACCCGCATTAAAGGCCATGAGGAAAACCGTGAAAGTAGTTGCCGTTATGGACATAGATGAGGAGGCAGCAAAAAAAGCTGGAAAGGAGCTGAATGCAAAAGTGTACACGAATCTTGACGAATTTTTAGAGGAGGATATGGACGTTGTAGAAGTGCTAACGCCAACATACACTCACAAGGATATCACAATAAAAGCTCTAAAGGCTGGAAAGCATGTGATCGTTGAAAAGCCAATTGCTCGGACTATAGAAGAGGCAAAAGAAATGATAAAAGAAGCCGAGCAACAGGGATTAAAGTTATTCGTAGGTCATGTAAGGAGGTTTGACAAGAGATGGATACAGATAAAGGACGTCATAAAATCAAGGAACATCCTGCCGATGCAGATCAGAAAAACTGAAGTACAACACCTTCCATTTCCAGCGGATTACTGGTATTGGGATGAGAGTAAGAGCGGAGGCGTCGCCGTCGATTTAGGAGTCCACGTGACAGATTTCCTCAGATGGTTCTTTGAAAGCGAGCCCATAGAAGTTTTTGCCGCTGGAAAGGCAATTAGAGGGGAGGCAAGAGTAAACAAGACGTATGACCACGTTATAATGTTCATAAAATTCGAAGGAGACAAAACTGGAATAGCCGAGGTTAGCTGGAGCTATCCACTCCCAGCTAAGTACGGAGTGTTCTACCACCACTTAGATATAATAGGTAAGAACGGAAGGATAAGGTACACTCCCCTTGATACTCCAGTAGTTGGAGTTGTAAAGAGCACCTTCGAAATGCCAAGGTTCTCTCCAATGCTATCAACCTTCCCAGAGGCATTTGAAGCTGAGCTCAGACACTTCTTCGAATGCATCAGGAGCGACTGTGAGCCAGTAGTTACAGCAAAAGACGCTTTGATAGCCCTTTACATAGCCGAAAAGGCCAGAGAGAGTATCAGGAAGGGAGAACCTGTAAAACTCGACATCAGCGAGGTGATGTGA
- a CDS encoding Gfo/Idh/MocA family protein — protein MVRFGVISYAHPHAIRYASTIRASRRAKLVAISGDGANSNVAKVDARKFGAKFYQTYEELLKDKTVEAVYIAIETYRHKEVAIRAAEEGKHILLEKPIALTIEDAKEIIKAAKKAGVKLMVPFNPRFTQPLKKAKEMIVNGEIGKLEYIYAISEYVKPPMFLEGLDTSWFFDERKSGGGGFMDTAPHGIDSLFWLTESEPTRVYADIGSKIWGFKVDDIGTALIEFKNNVVALLTAGWANPKGYPYGLEMKYYIVGDDGFLDIRTAYPDFTVYQERTEKIYWERPDVEGIINAFIDAIIQDKEPPITGEDALKNLAVVLAAYESSKTGKAVKIKL, from the coding sequence ATGGTTAGGTTCGGTGTAATTAGCTATGCTCACCCCCATGCAATTAGATATGCATCCACAATAAGAGCGAGTAGGAGGGCAAAGCTTGTTGCAATTTCGGGAGATGGAGCAAACTCAAACGTTGCAAAAGTAGATGCAAGAAAATTCGGAGCAAAATTCTACCAAACTTATGAGGAGCTACTAAAGGACAAAACCGTAGAAGCAGTTTACATAGCAATCGAAACTTACAGGCACAAAGAAGTCGCAATTAGAGCTGCCGAGGAAGGAAAGCATATACTGTTAGAGAAACCAATAGCACTAACAATAGAAGATGCAAAGGAAATAATCAAAGCAGCAAAAAAGGCTGGGGTCAAGCTCATGGTACCCTTCAACCCAAGATTCACCCAGCCACTAAAGAAAGCCAAGGAAATGATAGTTAATGGGGAAATTGGAAAGCTAGAATACATCTATGCAATATCAGAGTACGTGAAACCACCGATGTTTCTGGAAGGGCTCGACACAAGCTGGTTCTTCGATGAAAGGAAGAGCGGTGGGGGAGGGTTCATGGACACAGCACCTCATGGGATTGACTCATTATTCTGGCTAACAGAGAGTGAACCAACAAGAGTATATGCAGACATAGGATCAAAGATATGGGGATTTAAGGTAGATGATATAGGAACGGCCCTCATAGAGTTCAAAAACAACGTTGTTGCACTGCTAACAGCAGGGTGGGCAAATCCCAAGGGCTATCCCTACGGACTTGAGATGAAGTACTACATCGTTGGAGATGACGGCTTCCTCGACATAAGAACTGCATACCCAGACTTTACAGTCTACCAAGAAAGAACAGAGAAAATCTACTGGGAGAGGCCAGATGTTGAAGGTATAATAAACGCATTCATTGATGCAATAATCCAAGACAAAGAGCCACCCATAACTGGAGAAGATGCTCTTAAGAATCTAGCAGTAGTTCTAGCCGCCTACGAGTCATCAAAAACAGGAAAAGCAGTAAAAATAAAGCTCTAA
- the tpiA gene encoding triose-phosphate isomerase, producing MAKLKEPIIAINFKTYIEATGKRALEIAKAAEKVYKETGVTIVVAPQLADLRMIAESVEIPVFAQHIDPIKPGSHTGHVLPEAVKEAGAVGTLLNHSENRMILADLEAAIRRAEEVGLMTMVCSNNPAVSAAVAALNPDYVAVEPPELIGTGIPVSKAKPEVITDTVELVKKVNPDVKVLCGAGISTGEDVKKAIELGTVGVLLASGVTKAKDPEKAIWDLVSGIIKKD from the coding sequence ATGGCTAAGCTTAAGGAGCCAATTATTGCTATAAACTTTAAGACATATATTGAAGCGACTGGGAAGAGAGCTCTTGAAATAGCCAAAGCCGCTGAGAAAGTATACAAAGAAACAGGGGTAACAATAGTAGTTGCTCCTCAGCTTGCTGACCTTAGAATGATTGCAGAGAGCGTTGAGATCCCAGTTTTTGCTCAGCACATTGACCCGATAAAGCCTGGGAGCCATACTGGTCATGTGCTCCCAGAGGCAGTTAAAGAGGCCGGAGCCGTCGGAACGCTCTTAAACCACTCAGAGAACAGGATGATTCTTGCTGATCTTGAAGCTGCAATAAGGAGGGCTGAAGAGGTTGGCCTCATGACAATGGTCTGCTCTAACAATCCAGCAGTAAGTGCGGCAGTTGCTGCCTTAAATCCAGATTATGTGGCTGTTGAGCCTCCAGAGCTTATAGGAACCGGGATACCTGTTAGCAAGGCGAAGCCGGAGGTAATTACTGATACCGTTGAGCTCGTTAAGAAGGTGAACCCGGACGTTAAGGTTCTCTGTGGGGCAGGTATTTCAACTGGCGAGGATGTTAAGAAGGCTATAGAACTTGGAACGGTTGGTGTTTTGCTAGCAAGTGGGGTCACTAAGGCTAAGGATCCAGAGAAGGCCATTTGGGATCTAGTCTCTGGAATAATAAAGAAAGATTAG